One genomic segment of Stenotrophomonas sp. 704A1 includes these proteins:
- a CDS encoding SH3 domain-containing protein — translation MILASREPRWPWPCRLTLALCLLAAPAFAQAAPPAPDPGAPLPYVIGLHEAYLTPQYWAARLDNTDAPILGRSQIEAQNARMRAQDTHIQDITALPAQLDAAAVRASITALSRWPSRTLYNDKGQVIAPALRSVIEANLGLQSIPAQTTPQYGLVVKRAALRTFPTRERVFSSVGDTDIDRFQESALFPGDKVAVVHRSADGGWLFVHSERYSAWIEADAVASGDKATVLGYGAKGPYRIVTGATAQTAYTPEEPRVSRLQLDMGVRLPVLADWPAADPVNGQQAHAAWVVQLPVREADGRLKLVPALLPRSQDTAADYLPLTPRLLLQQAFKFLGERYGWGHDYDTRDCSGFVSEIYRSFGVLLPRNTSAQAVSPALDRLPFTATDGKAVRDRAVTALQVGDLVYIPGHVMMAIGHVEGRTWVIHDTAGGSWYGADGKRVQAHLNGVSVTPLEPMMASDSVRYIDRITNIQRLRAKTPE, via the coding sequence ATGATCCTGGCGTCCCGCGAACCGCGCTGGCCTTGGCCGTGCCGGTTGACTCTGGCCCTGTGCCTGCTGGCCGCCCCGGCCTTCGCACAGGCGGCACCACCCGCACCCGATCCCGGCGCGCCACTGCCCTATGTGATCGGGCTGCACGAGGCCTACCTGACCCCGCAGTACTGGGCGGCGCGGCTGGACAACACCGATGCGCCGATCCTGGGCCGCAGCCAGATCGAGGCGCAGAACGCGCGGATGCGGGCACAGGACACCCACATCCAGGACATCACCGCACTGCCCGCGCAGCTGGATGCGGCGGCGGTGCGCGCCAGCATCACCGCGCTGTCGCGCTGGCCCAGCCGCACCCTGTACAACGACAAGGGCCAGGTGATCGCGCCCGCATTGCGCAGCGTGATCGAAGCCAATCTGGGCCTGCAGTCCATTCCCGCGCAGACGACACCGCAGTACGGCCTGGTGGTGAAGCGTGCCGCGCTGCGCACCTTCCCGACCCGCGAGCGCGTCTTCAGCAGCGTCGGCGACACCGACATCGACCGCTTCCAGGAATCGGCCCTGTTCCCCGGCGACAAGGTCGCCGTGGTCCATCGCAGCGCCGATGGAGGCTGGCTGTTCGTGCACAGCGAGCGCTACAGCGCATGGATCGAAGCCGATGCCGTCGCTAGCGGCGACAAGGCCACGGTGCTCGGCTACGGCGCGAAGGGTCCGTACCGGATCGTCACCGGCGCCACCGCGCAGACCGCCTACACCCCGGAAGAGCCGCGCGTCTCGCGCCTGCAGCTGGACATGGGCGTGCGCCTGCCGGTGCTGGCCGACTGGCCGGCCGCCGACCCGGTGAACGGCCAGCAGGCGCATGCCGCGTGGGTGGTGCAGCTGCCGGTACGCGAGGCCGATGGTCGATTGAAGCTGGTGCCCGCGCTGCTGCCACGTTCGCAGGACACCGCCGCCGACTACCTGCCGCTGACCCCGCGCCTGCTGCTGCAGCAGGCCTTCAAGTTCCTCGGCGAACGCTACGGCTGGGGCCACGACTACGACACCCGCGACTGCAGCGGGTTCGTGTCCGAGATCTACCGCAGCTTCGGCGTGCTGCTGCCGCGCAATACCAGCGCGCAGGCGGTCAGTCCGGCGCTGGATCGCCTGCCGTTCACCGCCACCGACGGCAAGGCCGTGCGCGACCGCGCCGTCACCGCCCTGCAGGTGGGCGACCTGGTCTACATCCCCGGCCACGTGATGATGGCCATCGGCCACGTCGAGGGCCGCACCTGGGTCATCCACGATACCGCGGGTGGCAGCTGGTACGGTGCCGACGGCAAGCGCGTGCAGGCCCATCTCAATGGTGTTTCGGTCACGCCGCTGGAGCCGATGATGGCCAGCGACAGCGTCCGCTACATCGACCGCATCACCAACATCCAGCGCCTGCGCGCCAAGACTCCTGAATGA
- a CDS encoding transglutaminase-like domain-containing protein, with amino-acid sequence MDPAVRKLRLPAASLGAALLLWAWSAGAQPPPSAIQFAQVVQRIDAGRFAEAGSELNTWAAADAAEPGVSEQDIGFQQERMRRIRLDFSLDEAAAKAAVRRWIPDLTDEEFARWDQLGLIEHLDVDGTRWYFKRAPSNLFLLSDEARARRRADAPMPAPGPNEVLNAHHARVVAAADQSGQASVLPQRIEFTQSLTVKADAVPAGETVRAWIPYPRELPGQQERVQWLGSTPGKARVAPASALQRTAYLEAKAVAGQPTRFEIRYALTILARHTSIDPAQVQPTPADPALRPYLAEQLPHVRFTPALKLFSDQVLQGETRPHEVVRRLFAAVDRIPWAGAREYSTISNISDYALRAGHADCGQQTLLLIALLRMNGIPARWQSGMVFSDDGSGYNNLHDWGQVYLAPYGWLPMDVTTGALGSDVAALRDFYLGGLDGYRIAFNDDFGQALVPAKQHFRSETVDSQRGEAEWAGGNLYFDQWSYDFQWRVLPAGQR; translated from the coding sequence GTGGATCCTGCCGTTCGCAAACTGCGTCTGCCTGCTGCCAGCCTGGGGGCTGCGCTGTTGCTGTGGGCGTGGTCGGCAGGCGCGCAGCCGCCGCCTTCGGCGATCCAGTTCGCGCAGGTCGTGCAGAGGATCGATGCCGGGCGGTTCGCCGAAGCGGGGAGCGAACTGAACACATGGGCGGCAGCCGATGCGGCGGAGCCCGGCGTCAGCGAACAGGACATCGGTTTCCAGCAGGAGCGCATGCGGCGCATCCGCCTGGATTTCAGCCTCGACGAAGCCGCCGCCAAGGCCGCCGTGCGGCGCTGGATTCCCGACCTGACCGACGAGGAGTTCGCGCGTTGGGACCAGCTTGGCCTGATCGAGCATCTCGATGTCGATGGCACGCGCTGGTACTTCAAGCGCGCACCGTCGAACCTGTTCCTGCTCAGTGACGAGGCGCGTGCACGCCGCCGCGCGGACGCGCCGATGCCGGCCCCTGGCCCGAACGAGGTGCTCAATGCGCACCATGCGCGCGTGGTGGCCGCGGCCGACCAGAGCGGCCAGGCCTCGGTGCTGCCGCAGCGCATCGAATTCACCCAATCGCTGACGGTGAAGGCCGATGCGGTGCCGGCGGGCGAAACGGTTCGTGCGTGGATTCCCTACCCACGCGAACTACCCGGTCAGCAGGAACGCGTGCAGTGGCTGGGCAGCACCCCCGGCAAGGCGCGGGTGGCACCGGCCAGCGCCCTGCAGCGCACCGCCTACCTGGAAGCCAAAGCGGTGGCCGGGCAGCCGACGCGCTTCGAGATCCGTTACGCGCTCACGATCCTTGCGCGACATACCTCGATTGACCCGGCGCAGGTGCAACCGACCCCGGCCGATCCGGCGCTGCGACCCTACCTGGCCGAACAGCTGCCGCATGTGCGCTTCACCCCGGCGCTGAAGCTGTTCTCCGACCAGGTGCTGCAGGGGGAAACACGCCCCCATGAAGTGGTGCGCAGGCTGTTCGCTGCGGTCGACCGTATTCCATGGGCGGGGGCGCGCGAATACTCCACGATCAGCAACATCAGCGACTACGCGTTGCGTGCCGGCCATGCCGACTGCGGGCAGCAGACCCTGCTGCTGATCGCGCTGCTGCGCATGAACGGCATTCCCGCGCGCTGGCAGTCGGGCATGGTGTTCTCCGACGATGGCAGTGGTTACAACAATCTGCACGACTGGGGCCAGGTCTACCTGGCGCCGTATGGCTGGCTGCCGATGGACGTAACCACAGGGGCGCTGGGCAGCGACGTCGCCGCCCTGCGCGACTTCTATCTGGGTGGCCTGGATGGCTACCGCATTGCCTTCAACGACGATTTCGGCCAGGCCCTGGTGCCGGCCAAGCAGCACTTCCGCTCGGAAACGGTCGACTCGCAGCGCGGCGAGGCCGAGTGGGCAGGCGGCAACCTGTACTTCGACCAATGGAGCTATGACTTCCAGTGGCGAGTCCTGCCAGCCGGGCAACGCTAG